One window from the genome of Bremerella cremea encodes:
- the tyrS gene encoding tyrosine--tRNA ligase, with translation MKDIYAELSWRGLINQTTGDDKFASWLNEKSRTVYAGFDPTAESLHVGHMLPLMLLRRFQAAGHKPIALVGGATGMIGDPSGKSAERNLLSVDQLRANVDAIKVQMRNFLDFDEAGSGAVLVNNFDWMQSFSYLDFLRDIGKNFPVNVMMAKDSVKGRLERDDAGLSYTEFSYMLLQAYDFVHLFDKHGCQLQIGGSDQWGNITAGIDLGRRMRSAQLFGMTCPLLTKSDGTKMGKTESGAVWLSADRTSPYAFYQYWINVADEDAGKCLRFLTELEQEEVESLDKSREEEPHKRQSQKRLAESLTELVHGPEGLTSAERATQIFFGGEIDNLNDSQLLEIFADVPSQELNRDRLIGDGGLNVIDALVEAGLCKSKGEARRVISQGGAYVNNRRVDDTETSLGAEQLASETVMVLRSGKKKYALLRFTGK, from the coding sequence ATGAAAGATATTTACGCAGAACTGTCTTGGCGGGGCCTAATCAACCAAACCACCGGCGACGACAAGTTCGCCTCTTGGCTGAACGAAAAGTCGCGTACCGTCTATGCCGGGTTCGACCCTACGGCCGAAAGTCTGCACGTCGGCCACATGTTGCCGCTTATGCTGTTGCGGCGTTTTCAAGCAGCCGGGCACAAACCGATTGCCCTGGTGGGTGGTGCCACTGGGATGATTGGCGACCCCAGCGGTAAAAGTGCCGAGCGAAACTTGCTGTCGGTCGATCAACTTCGCGCCAATGTCGACGCCATCAAAGTGCAGATGCGAAACTTCCTCGACTTCGACGAAGCAGGCAGTGGCGCCGTTCTGGTCAACAATTTCGACTGGATGCAAAGTTTCAGCTACCTCGACTTCCTGCGCGACATTGGCAAGAACTTCCCGGTCAACGTGATGATGGCCAAAGACTCGGTCAAAGGCCGTTTAGAACGCGACGATGCCGGGCTGAGCTACACCGAGTTCAGCTACATGCTGCTGCAAGCTTACGATTTCGTCCATTTGTTCGATAAACATGGCTGTCAGCTTCAAATTGGCGGTAGCGATCAGTGGGGCAACATCACCGCTGGGATCGATCTAGGGCGGCGGATGCGTTCGGCTCAGCTATTCGGCATGACTTGCCCGCTGCTAACCAAAAGCGACGGCACGAAGATGGGCAAAACTGAATCGGGTGCCGTCTGGCTTTCCGCAGACCGCACCAGCCCTTACGCGTTCTATCAGTATTGGATTAACGTTGCCGACGAAGATGCCGGAAAATGCTTGCGTTTCTTAACAGAACTCGAGCAGGAAGAAGTCGAATCGCTCGATAAATCCCGCGAGGAAGAACCGCACAAACGCCAAAGCCAAAAGCGGTTAGCGGAATCGTTGACGGAATTGGTTCACGGCCCAGAAGGCTTGACCAGCGCCGAGCGAGCCACACAGATTTTCTTTGGTGGAGAAATCGATAACCTGAACGATAGTCAGCTGTTAGAGATCTTCGCAGACGTTCCCAGCCAAGAACTTAACCGCGATCGCCTCATTGGTGATGGCGGGTTAAATGTGATCGACGCCTTAGTCGAAGCAGGCCTCTGCAAGAGCAAAGGGGAAGCCCGACGGGTTATCTCGCAAGGCGGAGCCTACGTCAACAATCGCCGCGTTGACGATACAGAAACATCACTAGGAGCAGAGCAGCTGGCTAGCGAAACCGTGATGGTTCTTCGTAGTGGCAAAAAGAAATATGCCCTGCTTCGGTTTACTGGGAAATAG
- a CDS encoding AMP-dependent synthetase/ligase produces the protein METGQPCPQHDSIAGLFVERVEADRSQVALWTRSENPEASFEPSTWQDLLQDVWQMVACLQQVGVQPTSRVVHYAENCRHWIVVDLALHLLGAWHVPVGLHGSQELRDTIHNNCQPDFSIFADEDRADSLRWRIRREDGPQPGEVFSLQERIQELSPAAPDTMLAELRQRWSALDPDAVCSLVYTSGTTGGPKGVMLTHRNLASNAMALVKTYEEKPVDRRLSFLPFSHLYARTCDLYTWIARGSQLVLAASRETILADCQAMQPTLINGVPYFYQKVVEGLQRKGKLSEPGALKAALGGEIRMCTSGGAPLPQLVIDTFTQQNILLCEGYGLTETSPVITVSTEQAHQPGSVGKPLPEVEIRISETGEIETRGPHVMAGYYRDDDATRQIMNGNWLCTGDQGLIDPEGFLWITGRQKEVLVLSTGRKVSPAALELAIGSDPLVAQVVVCGEGQKCLSALIVPDPDHLRRRIQEAKLWVFSKHQALKHPTVRMWFREVLECRLANRADYEQVGPFTILGQGFTPSSGEMTSKLSLRREQILKNYQGTIEQMYLGNEVSPSWWRSLLP, from the coding sequence ATGGAGACGGGACAACCGTGCCCCCAGCACGACTCAATCGCTGGGCTATTCGTTGAACGGGTCGAGGCCGATCGGTCTCAAGTCGCTTTGTGGACTCGTTCCGAGAATCCGGAAGCTTCGTTCGAGCCCTCGACCTGGCAAGACTTGCTGCAAGATGTGTGGCAAATGGTTGCCTGCCTGCAGCAAGTTGGCGTGCAGCCGACCTCCCGCGTGGTTCACTATGCCGAGAATTGTCGGCATTGGATCGTGGTTGACTTGGCGTTACATCTGCTCGGTGCGTGGCATGTCCCGGTCGGACTGCATGGCTCGCAAGAGTTGCGAGACACCATCCACAACAACTGCCAGCCTGACTTCTCGATCTTCGCCGACGAAGATCGAGCCGATTCTCTGCGCTGGCGGATTCGCCGAGAAGACGGCCCCCAACCTGGCGAAGTCTTTTCGCTTCAGGAACGAATCCAAGAGCTTTCCCCTGCCGCGCCCGATACCATGCTGGCCGAACTACGTCAGCGATGGTCCGCTTTGGATCCCGATGCCGTTTGTTCCCTCGTATACACTTCCGGCACCACTGGTGGTCCCAAGGGCGTGATGCTAACCCACCGGAACCTGGCTTCCAACGCTATGGCTCTGGTAAAAACCTACGAGGAAAAACCGGTCGACCGGCGGCTGAGCTTTCTTCCCTTTAGTCATTTGTACGCAAGAACGTGCGATCTTTACACCTGGATCGCTCGTGGGTCGCAACTAGTTTTAGCTGCCTCGCGCGAAACGATCCTGGCCGATTGCCAAGCCATGCAGCCAACGCTAATCAACGGCGTCCCCTACTTCTATCAGAAGGTTGTGGAAGGCTTGCAGCGGAAGGGGAAGTTAAGCGAACCGGGTGCCCTGAAGGCTGCTTTGGGGGGTGAAATTCGGATGTGTACCAGTGGTGGTGCCCCCCTCCCCCAACTGGTCATCGATACTTTTACGCAGCAGAACATTCTTCTCTGCGAAGGCTACGGGCTAACCGAGACCTCACCGGTGATCACCGTTTCGACCGAGCAAGCACACCAACCTGGCAGCGTGGGCAAGCCCCTTCCAGAGGTTGAAATTCGAATCTCAGAGACCGGCGAAATCGAAACCCGTGGTCCCCACGTGATGGCAGGCTACTATCGAGATGACGACGCCACACGCCAAATCATGAATGGCAATTGGCTGTGCACCGGAGACCAGGGGCTTATCGATCCTGAAGGCTTTTTGTGGATAACCGGGCGACAAAAAGAAGTCCTGGTTCTATCGACCGGACGCAAAGTTAGTCCTGCCGCCCTAGAACTTGCTATCGGCAGTGATCCGCTAGTCGCTCAGGTGGTTGTTTGTGGCGAAGGGCAAAAGTGCTTGTCCGCTTTGATCGTTCCCGATCCTGATCATCTCCGCCGTCGCATTCAAGAGGCGAAGTTGTGGGTATTTTCCAAACATCAAGCCCTCAAGCATCCCACCGTTCGGATGTGGTTTCGAGAAGTGCTTGAATGCCGCTTGGCCAATCGAGCCGACTACGAACAGGTGGGCCCGTTCACCATCCTGGGACAAGGCTTCACCCCGTCCAGCGGCGAAATGACCTCGAAATTAAGCCTCCGAAGGGAACAGATTTTGAAAAATTACCAGGGTACTATCGAGCAAATGTACCTAGGCAACGAAGTGTCGCCGTCCTGGTGGCGATCGTTGTTACCGTAA
- the fadA gene encoding acetyl-CoA C-acyltransferase FadA, with translation MNQAVIIDCVRTPIGRAHPERGYYRDVRSDDLAVHCVEALLQRTGIDPAEIEDVLFGNTQQTLEQGLNVARIIGLTSGVAATAGGTTINRLCGSSLQALNQAAHSIIAGAEDVQIVGGLEHMTHVPMDYALNINPKLYHHTSEAALHMGITAEFLAQTQGISRKAQDEFALASHQKASAAFDAGKFSNEVIPTHGRDEEGARQLLIRDQCVRADTSLEALAALKPVFMPDGGTVTAGNASPINDGAAAMLMMSEASAKRLGLKPMAKVVATAVAGVDPSVMGTGPIPATQKVLKRAGMTLDQIDLIELNEAFASQSLACIGGLGFDPTKVNVHGGAIAIGHPLGCSGARISTTLLHAMRDRGARYGLATMCIGVGQGIATIFESID, from the coding sequence ATGAATCAGGCGGTAATCATTGATTGCGTGCGAACGCCCATCGGTCGAGCCCATCCCGAGCGGGGCTACTACCGCGATGTGCGTAGCGACGACCTGGCAGTTCACTGCGTCGAAGCGTTGCTCCAACGAACCGGCATCGATCCCGCAGAGATCGAAGACGTTCTGTTCGGCAATACCCAGCAAACGCTCGAGCAAGGTCTGAACGTTGCCCGGATCATCGGTCTAACCTCAGGTGTTGCGGCCACAGCGGGCGGCACCACCATTAACCGGCTTTGTGGCAGTAGTCTGCAGGCGTTGAACCAAGCAGCACACAGCATCATTGCTGGTGCCGAAGACGTGCAGATTGTGGGAGGGCTCGAGCACATGACCCATGTGCCAATGGATTATGCCCTGAATATCAACCCCAAGCTGTACCATCACACTTCGGAAGCGGCCTTGCACATGGGGATTACCGCTGAATTCCTGGCCCAAACGCAAGGAATCTCGCGTAAAGCTCAAGATGAGTTCGCCCTGGCAAGTCATCAGAAAGCAAGCGCCGCGTTCGACGCAGGCAAGTTCTCTAACGAAGTCATTCCCACCCATGGCCGAGACGAAGAAGGTGCACGCCAACTTCTCATTCGTGACCAATGCGTGCGGGCAGATACCAGTTTAGAGGCTCTTGCCGCTCTGAAGCCGGTCTTCATGCCCGATGGCGGAACGGTCACGGCTGGTAACGCCTCGCCTATCAACGACGGCGCGGCGGCCATGCTAATGATGTCAGAGGCCTCGGCCAAACGCCTGGGGCTCAAACCAATGGCCAAAGTCGTTGCCACGGCAGTTGCGGGAGTTGATCCTTCGGTGATGGGCACCGGCCCAATTCCAGCCACACAGAAGGTCTTGAAGCGAGCAGGCATGACGCTTGATCAAATCGATTTGATCGAACTGAACGAAGCGTTCGCCTCGCAGTCGTTGGCCTGCATCGGCGGCCTAGGCTTCGATCCTACAAAGGTCAACGTGCATGGTGGGGCGATTGCAATTGGGCACCCCCTGGGCTGTTCCGGGGCTCGAATCAGCACCACACTTTTGCATGCCATGAGAGACCGGGGCGCACGCTATGGCTTGGCCACCATGTGCATTGGTGTCGGGCAAGGCATAGCCACCATCTTCGAGTCCATCGACTAA
- a CDS encoding acyl-CoA dehydrogenase family protein codes for MSSDTSNQMPPETKPEPQETSFAETALTLGGKSADEARRTGAIDTADDQVEKLFQPQYQTANSPAHRAVWDRGIPVELFESTPLNTPTEIRQVMDDSLEVVRGFKKNNAVTDDKGKIRDEVLNGLGEAGYWGLLVDKKYGGSSTPFRSFAPFLTEMAMVDPTLAGLASVHGCIGAVDPVSTFGNEEQKQRYLPKLASGERLSAFALTEPCAGSDLTALRTTAKLDGDHYVLNGEKLFITNVVPGRTIGVVCLIDEVPAVLVVDLPPEENENFQLRKYGIWALKHTYNQGIIFNNLRVPKENLLNPGKGTGLTIAYHGLNLGRIALCANAAGTMRLMMASMIPWVHFRETYGEPISKRELVQRRLGKMAGMIVAADALVAWCSTLIDAGYRGEMECIIAKIFGSESQKTAAIELFMKTHGGRSFLHGHMFGDNVHEYLAPCIYEGEGEMLGMAFFKSLVKKHGTQFFEPIGKALHAAGIKKPNPFNPAHAWALKGALGPYAGWMMKEYMGGKPRPKLPQMPDDLKAHAQWAADHLQDMPLKISGTMRKHQLKLADRQCRMSYLSQNVQDLMTILCTALYAAKQDNETVRAAADIACRDLKRGILLTRPSDRYFRRVTEVGAMVAEGNFPGVGVPPDEIMMRYDK; via the coding sequence ATGAGTAGTGACACGTCGAATCAAATGCCTCCGGAAACGAAGCCGGAGCCGCAGGAAACCTCTTTCGCCGAAACCGCACTTACCTTGGGTGGCAAAAGTGCCGACGAAGCTCGCCGCACAGGGGCAATCGATACGGCGGACGACCAAGTCGAGAAGTTGTTCCAGCCGCAATACCAAACGGCCAATAGCCCAGCGCATCGCGCGGTGTGGGATCGTGGTATTCCGGTCGAATTATTCGAATCGACGCCACTTAATACGCCTACCGAAATTCGCCAGGTGATGGACGATAGCCTGGAAGTGGTTCGCGGCTTCAAAAAGAATAACGCCGTTACTGACGACAAAGGCAAGATCCGCGACGAGGTTTTAAACGGCTTGGGCGAAGCTGGTTATTGGGGTCTCTTGGTCGATAAGAAGTACGGCGGCAGTAGTACCCCGTTTCGGTCGTTCGCCCCGTTCTTAACGGAAATGGCAATGGTCGACCCAACACTGGCTGGGCTGGCCTCGGTGCATGGCTGTATCGGTGCCGTCGATCCGGTTAGTACGTTCGGCAACGAAGAACAGAAACAACGCTATCTACCAAAGCTTGCCAGTGGAGAACGCCTCTCCGCGTTCGCGCTGACTGAACCGTGTGCAGGTTCCGACCTGACCGCCCTCCGAACGACCGCCAAGCTCGATGGCGATCACTATGTGCTTAACGGTGAAAAATTGTTTATCACCAACGTTGTGCCTGGCCGCACGATTGGTGTGGTCTGCCTGATCGACGAAGTGCCTGCCGTGCTGGTGGTCGATTTACCACCGGAAGAAAACGAGAACTTTCAGCTCCGCAAGTATGGCATTTGGGCCCTGAAACACACCTACAACCAGGGCATCATCTTCAATAACTTGCGGGTGCCGAAAGAAAACCTTTTGAATCCTGGCAAGGGAACCGGCCTGACGATTGCCTACCATGGCTTGAACCTAGGCCGAATCGCACTTTGTGCCAACGCCGCAGGAACGATGCGGCTGATGATGGCCAGCATGATCCCTTGGGTTCACTTCCGCGAGACCTATGGCGAACCCATTTCCAAACGCGAACTGGTGCAGCGTCGCCTCGGCAAAATGGCCGGAATGATTGTCGCTGCCGACGCCCTGGTTGCCTGGTGTTCGACCTTAATCGACGCCGGATATCGTGGCGAAATGGAATGTATTATTGCGAAGATCTTTGGGAGCGAATCGCAAAAGACCGCCGCGATTGAACTGTTCATGAAGACCCACGGTGGCCGCTCGTTCCTGCATGGGCACATGTTCGGCGATAACGTGCACGAGTATCTCGCTCCTTGTATTTACGAAGGAGAAGGAGAAATGCTCGGCATGGCGTTCTTCAAATCGCTGGTGAAGAAACATGGCACGCAGTTCTTCGAGCCCATCGGCAAAGCCCTGCATGCGGCAGGAATCAAGAAGCCGAATCCATTCAACCCAGCCCATGCCTGGGCCCTCAAAGGGGCATTGGGTCCGTATGCTGGTTGGATGATGAAGGAATACATGGGGGGCAAACCTCGTCCCAAGTTGCCGCAAATGCCAGACGATCTCAAAGCGCATGCCCAATGGGCAGCCGATCATCTGCAAGACATGCCACTGAAAATCTCTGGCACAATGCGCAAGCATCAACTGAAATTGGCAGACCGCCAATGTCGGATGTCGTACCTCTCGCAGAACGTGCAAGACCTAATGACTATCCTCTGCACGGCTTTGTACGCTGCGAAGCAAGATAACGAAACCGTCCGAGCGGCTGCGGATATCGCCTGTCGCGATCTGAAACGTGGCATTCTGTTGACGCGCCCCAGTGATCGCTACTTCCGCCGTGTGACCGAAGTGGGGGCGATGGTCGCTGAGGGGAATTTCCCCGGGGTCGGTGTGCCTCCCGATGAAATCATGATGCGGTATGATAAGTAA
- a CDS encoding DNA polymerase ligase N-terminal domain-containing protein: protein MPRFVILHHQTPSHAAKPDHYDLMLEDGEVLKTFTLWQLPDLSGPVAALADFDHRREYLEYEGPVSNDRGHVTQADAGTFAWILREANRIEVQLAGLRWQGVLSLELQDDSTGKTGSASTTSS, encoded by the coding sequence ATGCCTCGTTTTGTAATTTTGCACCATCAAACGCCTTCTCACGCTGCCAAGCCTGATCACTACGATTTGATGCTGGAAGATGGGGAAGTGTTGAAGACCTTCACGCTGTGGCAGTTACCTGATCTTAGTGGTCCGGTAGCTGCTTTGGCCGACTTCGACCACCGCCGCGAATACCTCGAATACGAAGGGCCGGTCTCAAACGATCGAGGCCATGTTACTCAGGCCGATGCCGGAACGTTTGCCTGGATTTTAAGAGAAGCTAACCGAATCGAGGTGCAACTTGCTGGCCTGCGTTGGCAAGGTGTGCTTTCGCTGGAACTTCAGGACGATTCGACGGGCAAGACAGGCTCGGCTTCAACAACTTCCTCTTGA
- the ispD gene encoding 2-C-methyl-D-erythritol 4-phosphate cytidylyltransferase: MIHFSVILPAAGRSTRFGGGELKKVFVSLLGQPIWLHSAKRFAARPDVNEVVVVISADDEPYFREQFAEVCQENNIRFVLGGETRTDSIANGIDALTNPGDFIAIHDAARPGIDDAMIDEVFSTAAASGAAILALPVPGTLKRSAADGTIQATVPREGIWEAQTPQVFRRALILEAYEKFRHEPATDDASLVERLGHPIQLVKGALRNLKITTKEDLEVAQKLLSPEV; encoded by the coding sequence TTGATTCATTTCAGTGTTATCTTGCCTGCCGCCGGACGCAGCACGCGTTTCGGCGGAGGCGAACTGAAGAAAGTTTTTGTTTCGCTACTCGGCCAGCCCATCTGGCTGCACAGTGCCAAACGTTTCGCAGCGCGACCCGATGTGAACGAAGTGGTAGTCGTTATTTCAGCTGATGACGAGCCGTATTTCCGCGAGCAGTTTGCCGAGGTTTGCCAGGAAAATAACATTCGCTTCGTCTTAGGGGGCGAAACACGGACCGATTCGATTGCCAATGGGATTGATGCGTTAACCAACCCAGGCGACTTCATTGCGATTCACGATGCGGCTCGGCCAGGAATCGACGATGCAATGATCGACGAAGTCTTTAGTACGGCGGCGGCAAGTGGTGCTGCCATCTTGGCCTTGCCGGTTCCTGGCACGCTGAAACGAAGTGCCGCCGATGGGACCATTCAAGCGACCGTTCCTCGTGAGGGAATCTGGGAGGCCCAAACCCCCCAGGTTTTTCGTCGCGCGCTCATTCTGGAGGCTTACGAAAAGTTCCGCCACGAGCCTGCCACGGATGATGCCAGCTTGGTTGAACGTTTAGGGCACCCCATTCAACTGGTGAAGGGAGCTTTGCGAAATCTCAAGATCACCACGAAAGAAGACCTCGAAGTGGCTCAGAAGCTTCTTTCTCCGGAAGTTTGA
- a CDS encoding 3-hydroxyacyl-CoA dehydrogenase NAD-binding domain-containing protein produces the protein MASTPSIKLSFPAQDIAQLTFDLPDKGANILSHPVMEELASHLDTLSQRDDIVGVILDSAKPTIFIAGADINEFAASMEVDTKRTYEMSRWGQKLFGRLHANKWVTVAAINGTCVGGGTELALGCDRRIVSTHEKTEIGLPEVKLGIYPGWGGTVRLSRLVGLGNAVKMITSGESVSPQKALELGFADDLVPPDQLVSAAIALIREEQKTEQYLADRTEGQQRITISDTELGFLGATASAYIQQQTKGQYPAPLAALETLLGGAMVSAEEALELEAQGMAELFGTPVNAALINVFLLTDRNKKDSGVEGEGPKPRKLQSASVIGAGIMGSGIAAANLKRGISVKLNDANPEALQRGSTAVLDEVSFDKATRSKNVERAIEFAGRLRTTTNSDELLDTEIIIEAVVENLELKRKIFAGLEEKLPESTILASNTSTLPITKLAENLQHPERFVGIHFFNPVRMMKLVEVIRGEKTSDETAATAVAYAKGLGKFPIVVNDGPGFLVNRLLFPYMNEATQLLQDGVDMKRIDKVARKFGMPMGPIALYDMVGIDTSFYAGRTMYDAFPSRTLVSPILPALIKRDMLGKKKGVGFFNYQNKKGKPEVNAETVELIQKYVDAPNREITDTEIEHRLILPMLLEATRALTEEIVRDPRDVDLGLIFGIGFPPFKGGLLFWADTVGAKTLIEWLKPLEELGQRFVATEMLQEMAQQDSKFYDLTSA, from the coding sequence ATGGCCTCGACCCCCAGCATCAAGCTCAGCTTCCCCGCACAGGACATCGCCCAGCTAACGTTCGACCTACCGGACAAAGGAGCGAACATCCTGAGTCATCCGGTCATGGAAGAGTTGGCGAGTCATCTCGATACGCTTTCACAGCGGGACGACATCGTCGGTGTCATTCTCGATTCGGCCAAGCCAACCATCTTTATTGCTGGTGCCGATATCAACGAGTTTGCCGCTTCGATGGAGGTCGACACCAAGCGTACCTACGAGATGTCTCGTTGGGGGCAAAAGCTATTTGGCCGTTTACATGCCAACAAGTGGGTGACCGTGGCCGCAATCAACGGCACGTGTGTTGGTGGCGGAACGGAACTGGCGTTGGGTTGCGATCGCCGAATCGTTTCAACGCATGAGAAAACCGAGATCGGCCTTCCTGAAGTGAAGCTGGGAATCTACCCTGGCTGGGGCGGAACGGTTCGTCTTTCGCGGCTGGTTGGGCTGGGCAATGCTGTCAAAATGATTACCTCAGGCGAAAGTGTCTCGCCCCAGAAAGCTCTTGAACTCGGATTTGCCGATGACTTAGTTCCTCCAGATCAACTGGTCTCTGCCGCGATTGCTCTGATACGAGAAGAGCAAAAAACCGAGCAGTACTTGGCCGATCGAACCGAGGGTCAACAACGGATCACGATTAGCGATACCGAGCTTGGTTTCCTGGGGGCAACCGCTTCCGCTTACATCCAGCAACAAACCAAGGGACAATATCCCGCTCCGCTGGCAGCTCTCGAAACGCTTCTTGGCGGGGCAATGGTCTCTGCCGAAGAGGCCTTAGAGCTGGAAGCCCAGGGGATGGCCGAGCTTTTTGGCACGCCCGTAAATGCGGCTTTGATCAATGTCTTTTTACTAACCGATCGCAACAAGAAAGACAGTGGCGTCGAAGGAGAAGGTCCCAAGCCGCGCAAACTGCAATCGGCCAGCGTCATTGGGGCTGGCATCATGGGCAGTGGAATTGCAGCGGCCAATCTTAAGCGAGGCATATCGGTCAAGCTGAACGACGCCAACCCAGAAGCCCTCCAGCGTGGCTCAACGGCGGTTCTGGACGAAGTGTCTTTCGACAAAGCGACACGCAGCAAGAACGTCGAACGAGCAATCGAGTTCGCTGGTCGCCTCCGCACCACAACCAACAGTGATGAACTGCTCGATACCGAAATCATCATCGAAGCGGTAGTCGAAAACCTGGAATTAAAACGGAAGATCTTCGCCGGGCTCGAAGAAAAGCTTCCCGAATCAACCATCTTGGCCAGCAATACCTCGACACTGCCCATCACCAAGCTGGCCGAAAACCTCCAGCATCCAGAGCGTTTCGTCGGCATTCACTTTTTCAACCCCGTTCGCATGATGAAGCTGGTGGAAGTGATTCGGGGTGAGAAAACCTCAGATGAAACGGCCGCAACCGCCGTTGCCTATGCCAAGGGGCTCGGCAAATTCCCGATTGTGGTCAACGACGGCCCAGGCTTCCTGGTGAATCGCCTGCTTTTTCCCTACATGAACGAAGCCACGCAGTTGCTGCAAGATGGCGTCGACATGAAGCGAATCGACAAGGTCGCCCGGAAGTTCGGCATGCCGATGGGCCCGATTGCTTTGTACGACATGGTCGGCATCGACACGTCCTTCTACGCCGGTCGCACCATGTACGACGCGTTCCCTTCGCGTACGCTGGTTTCCCCGATTTTGCCTGCCCTGATCAAACGAGACATGCTTGGCAAGAAGAAGGGAGTTGGTTTCTTCAACTACCAAAACAAGAAGGGCAAGCCGGAAGTCAATGCCGAGACCGTTGAATTGATTCAAAAGTACGTCGATGCTCCTAATCGTGAGATCACCGACACCGAAATCGAGCATCGTTTAATTCTCCCAATGCTGCTCGAAGCGACGCGTGCCCTTACAGAAGAGATCGTCCGAGATCCACGTGACGTCGATCTCGGTTTGATCTTTGGAATCGGTTTTCCGCCGTTCAAGGGTGGGCTGCTCTTTTGGGCAGATACCGTTGGGGCGAAGACGCTGATCGAGTGGCTCAAGCCGTTAGAAGAATTGGGGCAACGATTCGTCGCGACGGAAATGCTGCAAGAGATGGCCCAGCAGGACAGTAAGTTTTACGATCTCACTTCGGCCTAG